The following are encoded in a window of Candidatus Omnitrophota bacterium genomic DNA:
- a CDS encoding YfhO family protein, with translation MGGSRALLINSRRLKEHGLPLLMLLLAPALLLWPVWLFDRVLVPADILKTVLPWQAAGVAVNNPALSDLIYFFTPWKIWWHRTLRAGEPWLWNPLIFCGHPFVGSLQTSCFDVFRWLTFPFGAIKALGFEAMLRLGCAGVGAYAWARSTGLKRTAGLITGLCFGLTPWLVVWLGWPHAQVAVWLPWLLWATEKLCVLGRRWGSPALALFVGLQYLGGHIETSVHLMAVAFFYGVWRLWSLRRKPEGKERTILWLGALAVGHLLACIQLLPFVHYFAQSFAPYQRTWAVEQIYSGNPWVIPVRVLFTFLLPNLFGRPDAAGGAYWLGGLNYNECMLFVGLVPLVLAFVGIRMSWARSMTRGCFCIALLSGLVAFGAPPLFGIVTRLPGFDLAFNNRFTLVCALALAWLAGAGAQAWTEAYHLKRLRWVYMLVGIFITGALVAAFLYLPRLESHPGQTLILLDLFHLGFWLGLLLGILAGVRRSWHSTALVIVVLAELLFFGRGYNTVVPAGEVYPRTPGIDYLTQNRQWGRFAAFGGVLPANTGMVYDLADVSGHDALLQLEYAEFLGQIDPAVLSPLVNGLHVRLQECRDLRWLEAAGCRYLVFPKGVRPSEFVRGPQDRIAALKWVYSEEIEIYEDYFAAPDAWVTDTAYLAPDIEEVLKRMKDPSLNPIETPLLVEPLPGVTEPHDPQDRRIMPLAWELSEPGLLRAKVSFETAGILCTCTGWSGGWKALIDGVPAPVWRANLAFLAVPIPAGEHSLELRYAPWSWSAGWILSVIGLILLLLMTVYALRCGEK, from the coding sequence ATGGGTGGATCGAGGGCGCTTTTGATCAATTCACGACGACTCAAGGAACATGGCCTTCCTCTTTTGATGCTGCTCCTGGCTCCGGCCCTGTTGCTGTGGCCGGTATGGCTTTTTGACCGCGTTCTTGTTCCGGCCGATATCCTTAAGACGGTTTTACCGTGGCAGGCGGCCGGTGTTGCGGTAAACAATCCCGCATTGAGCGATCTCATCTATTTCTTCACACCCTGGAAGATCTGGTGGCACCGGACCCTTCGCGCGGGCGAGCCCTGGCTCTGGAATCCGTTGATTTTCTGCGGGCATCCTTTTGTGGGTTCTCTTCAGACTTCCTGTTTTGACGTCTTCCGTTGGCTCACATTTCCTTTTGGCGCTATAAAGGCCCTGGGTTTTGAGGCTATGCTGCGCCTCGGTTGCGCCGGAGTGGGGGCCTATGCGTGGGCGCGGAGCACGGGACTCAAGCGCACGGCCGGCCTGATCACCGGTCTCTGCTTCGGCTTGACTCCCTGGCTGGTGGTGTGGCTGGGTTGGCCCCATGCCCAGGTGGCAGTGTGGTTGCCGTGGCTGTTGTGGGCCACTGAGAAGCTTTGTGTGCTTGGACGCCGATGGGGCAGTCCCGCGCTGGCGCTATTTGTGGGCCTGCAATATTTGGGCGGCCACATCGAGACCTCCGTGCACTTAATGGCTGTTGCCTTTTTTTACGGAGTCTGGCGTCTCTGGAGCCTGCGGCGCAAACCCGAGGGCAAGGAGCGTACGATTCTCTGGTTGGGGGCCTTGGCAGTCGGTCATCTGTTGGCCTGCATCCAACTTCTGCCTTTTGTGCACTACTTTGCGCAAAGCTTTGCTCCTTATCAGCGCACGTGGGCGGTAGAGCAGATCTATTCGGGGAACCCGTGGGTGATTCCGGTTCGGGTTCTGTTTACCTTTTTGCTTCCCAATCTGTTCGGACGTCCCGATGCGGCAGGAGGCGCCTATTGGCTGGGCGGGCTCAATTACAATGAGTGCATGCTTTTTGTGGGTTTGGTGCCCTTGGTCCTGGCTTTTGTCGGGATCCGGATGAGCTGGGCGCGCTCGATGACCCGGGGCTGTTTCTGTATTGCCCTCCTGAGCGGATTAGTGGCGTTTGGGGCCCCGCCTCTCTTTGGGATAGTCACCCGTTTGCCCGGTTTTGATCTGGCCTTTAACAACCGCTTCACTTTGGTGTGTGCGTTGGCCTTGGCTTGGCTGGCCGGCGCCGGGGCCCAAGCCTGGACAGAGGCCTATCACCTCAAAAGGCTGAGGTGGGTCTATATGCTGGTGGGCATCTTTATTACCGGTGCTTTGGTTGCAGCCTTTCTGTATTTGCCGCGTTTAGAGAGTCATCCCGGCCAGACTCTGATTCTGCTCGACCTTTTTCATTTGGGTTTTTGGTTAGGCCTTCTCTTGGGAATCTTGGCCGGGGTGCGCCGGAGCTGGCATTCCACGGCTTTAGTGATCGTGGTCCTGGCCGAACTCCTGTTCTTTGGCCGCGGCTACAATACCGTAGTTCCTGCAGGTGAGGTTTATCCTCGCACTCCGGGCATTGATTATTTAACGCAGAACCGCCAATGGGGGCGCTTTGCCGCTTTCGGCGGGGTGCTGCCGGCCAATACGGGAATGGTTTATGACTTGGCCGATGTGTCGGGACATGATGCGCTCCTGCAGTTGGAGTATGCGGAGTTCTTGGGGCAGATTGATCCGGCAGTGCTCAGCCCTCTTGTCAACGGTTTGCATGTGCGTTTGCAGGAGTGCAGGGATTTGCGGTGGTTGGAGGCCGCGGGCTGCCGATATTTGGTGTTCCCCAAAGGGGTCCGGCCTTCGGAATTTGTTCGCGGGCCTCAGGATCGAATTGCTGCCTTGAAATGGGTGTATTCGGAAGAGATCGAAATATATGAGGACTATTTTGCTGCTCCGGACGCCTGGGTCACGGACACGGCCTATTTGGCTCCGGATATCGAAGAGGTTCTCAAACGCATGAAGGATCCTTCGCTCAACCCCATTGAGACCCCCTTGCTGGTGGAGCCTCTGCCCGGGGTGACGGAGCCCCATGATCCGCAGGATCGTCGTATAATGCCTCTAGCCTGGGAGCTGTCTGAGCCGGGTCTTTTGCGTGCGAAGGTCTCGTTTGAGACTGCAGGAATCTTATGCACCTGCACTGGCTGGTCCGGCGGATGGAAAGCCCTGATTGACGGAGTCCCGGCTCCTGTGTGGCGAGCCAACTTGGCTTTTCTGGCCGTACCCATCCCTGCAGGGGAGCATAGCCTGGAGTTGCGCTACGCTCCCTGGAGCTGGAGCGCAGGATGGATCCTTAGCGTGATAGGTTTGATTTTGCTGTTGTTGATGACGGTCTATGCATTGCGATGCGGAGAAAAATGA
- a CDS encoding exosortase system-associated protein, TIGR04073 family, whose translation MRGKFGFKALVGGMVLFTALLSFSSLALASRDAGWGYGAKASQQSAGTKFTRGVVNMVTSIVEIPRNIHNTTEETSMLAGWTWGAVKGLGWGVIRALAGVYDVVTFPFPIPEDYRPILEPEFVWHAEGPRYK comes from the coding sequence ATGCGGGGGAAATTTGGATTCAAGGCTCTTGTCGGGGGCATGGTCCTCTTTACAGCTCTCCTGAGTTTTTCTTCATTGGCCCTGGCTTCCCGGGATGCGGGATGGGGCTACGGCGCCAAGGCGTCCCAGCAAAGCGCGGGCACCAAGTTCACTCGGGGCGTGGTCAATATGGTGACCAGCATTGTTGAGATTCCCCGGAATATCCACAACACTACCGAGGAGACAAGCATGCTGGCCGGCTGGACCTGGGGTGCGGTCAAGGGCTTGGGATGGGGCGTGATCCGGGCATTGGCCGGGGTCTACGATGTGGTGACCTTTCCTTTCCCGATCCCTGAAGATTACAGGCCTATCCTGGAACCCGAATTTGTGTGGCATGCGGAGGGGCCGAGATACAAGTAG
- a CDS encoding DUF1223 domain-containing protein: MKLRVLLLSAVILLLASMPQAAAQQRSTVLLELFTSEGCSSCPEADRVLAELSDHPYWRRRIVAMAYHVDYWDQLGWADSFSDERWSARQRRYGQAFHRKGVYTPQLVIQGAKEIIGSHRTQALRDILEFSEKSPWVRLGVERSRPSGALGQALVLNLHAELLRNRVRRRLVLAAALCESGLQSPVTGGENQGRLLKHDCVVRELVEATRFPSTADEVDSEVVFLLPEGAPNDSYSVAVFVQDLDSMEVWGSLLYDL; the protein is encoded by the coding sequence ATGAAACTCCGGGTCCTATTGCTGAGTGCGGTAATTCTGCTGTTGGCGTCCATGCCGCAAGCTGCTGCGCAGCAAAGGTCCACCGTGCTTCTTGAACTCTTCACTTCAGAAGGGTGTTCTTCCTGTCCGGAAGCAGACCGGGTCCTTGCCGAACTCTCTGATCATCCCTATTGGCGGCGGCGCATCGTGGCTATGGCCTATCATGTGGATTACTGGGACCAGCTCGGTTGGGCCGATTCCTTTTCGGACGAACGCTGGTCGGCCCGGCAGCGGCGCTACGGCCAGGCCTTTCACCGGAAGGGTGTGTACACGCCGCAACTGGTCATCCAGGGGGCCAAAGAGATCATCGGCTCCCATCGCACTCAGGCATTGCGCGATATCCTCGAGTTTTCCGAGAAATCTCCCTGGGTTAGGCTGGGGGTAGAGCGCTCGCGCCCGTCCGGGGCTTTGGGTCAGGCTCTGGTTCTGAACTTGCACGCCGAACTGCTGCGGAATCGGGTCCGCCGCCGCCTGGTGCTTGCCGCGGCATTGTGTGAAAGCGGTTTACAGAGCCCGGTGACCGGGGGAGAGAACCAAGGCAGGCTTCTCAAGCACGACTGCGTGGTGCGCGAGCTGGTTGAGGCCACGCGCTTCCCCTCTACCGCCGATGAAGTCGATTCGGAGGTTGTGTTTCTTCTTCCTGAAGGCGCGCCTAACGATTCATACAGCGTGGCGGTCTTTGTCCAGGACCTGGATTCCATGGAAGTCTGGGGGAGTCTGCTCTACGATCTCTGA
- a CDS encoding SDR family oxidoreductase codes for MNAFTAPKVLITGASRGIGYATAFHLIDQGFTILAGVRTQEDADRLQAEGSGRIHPLLLDITRPEHRAKAAQAVEALCGAQGLAGLFNNAGIVISGPMEVVPLQDLREQMEVNFVSQVALTQALLPALRKGPGRIIFMSSIAGRSTLPLLGPYSASKYAIEAAADAFRIELAPWKTPVSVIDVGGVQTTIFQTSRKRAENLMHGLPPQARALYDPITAKAFARVDEFKGHRLPPIAVARAVAHALRARRPKARYVIGWEARFRLLFEALPEAAKDWFILKLLQRS; via the coding sequence ATGAATGCGTTCACCGCACCCAAAGTCCTGATCACCGGCGCCTCCAGGGGGATCGGGTATGCCACGGCTTTCCATCTTATCGACCAGGGATTTACAATCCTGGCCGGGGTACGCACCCAAGAGGATGCGGATCGCCTCCAAGCGGAAGGCTCAGGGCGCATTCATCCTCTCCTGTTGGATATTACCCGGCCAGAGCACCGGGCCAAAGCCGCCCAGGCTGTTGAGGCCCTCTGCGGAGCCCAGGGCTTGGCAGGACTTTTCAACAATGCGGGGATCGTCATCAGCGGCCCTATGGAGGTGGTGCCTCTTCAAGACTTGCGTGAGCAGATGGAAGTCAATTTTGTCAGCCAAGTGGCTCTCACCCAGGCGCTGTTGCCCGCGCTTAGAAAAGGGCCTGGCCGTATTATTTTCATGAGTTCCATTGCCGGCCGCAGCACCCTTCCCCTGTTGGGCCCTTACAGCGCCTCTAAATACGCGATCGAAGCCGCGGCGGATGCTTTCCGCATCGAGCTCGCTCCGTGGAAGACCCCCGTCTCTGTCATCGATGTGGGGGGCGTTCAAACCACGATTTTCCAGACTTCGCGCAAAAGGGCGGAAAACCTCATGCACGGTCTCCCGCCCCAGGCCCGCGCACTCTACGACCCGATAACAGCCAAGGCTTTTGCCCGTGTCGATGAATTCAAAGGACACCGCCTCCCTCCCATTGCCGTGGCTCGAGCCGTGGCGCACGCCCTGCGCGCGCGCAGACCCAAAGCGCGTTATGTGATTGGATGGGAGGCGCGGTTCAGGCTCCTCTTTGAAGCCTTGCCTGAAGCGGCGAAAGATTGGTTCATTCTCAAGTTGCTTCAGAGATCGTAG
- a CDS encoding DUF1328 domain-containing protein, translated as MILFVLNVVASMAALVVSAFGFPETAARAAHLSTMLFVAFLAAFVGVLLLGFVRSQTR; from the coding sequence ATGATCCTATTTGTTCTGAATGTCGTTGCTTCAATGGCGGCCCTGGTGGTTTCGGCCTTTGGTTTTCCCGAAACAGCCGCAAGGGCGGCGCATCTTTCCACAATGCTCTTTGTCGCTTTCTTGGCGGCCTTTGTGGGTGTGCTGCTCTTGGGATTTGTTCGAAGTCAAACGCGCTGA
- a CDS encoding TVP38/TMEM64 family protein — MKKETRLKLALLVLLILAMGLVAVLVIYRGADASRFTPERVREFILSFGLWAPLIYFLLIVQPLVPIPGSVLTIGGGLAFGPLRGIGITWAGAVLRACLQFWISKYLGREAVSKLLKGKAVSMDEAVENHGFLTVLLVRLIPNAPYDLQNFALGLSSVRFRHFLAATMLGLVPWTIAFVYLGHSITEPENLWKVCLALGGIACLVIISHLVRLRLIQKS; from the coding sequence TTGAAGAAAGAGACCCGGCTGAAACTAGCCCTGCTGGTTCTGCTGATCCTGGCGATGGGGCTGGTCGCAGTGTTGGTTATCTATCGCGGGGCAGATGCCTCTCGGTTCACTCCGGAACGCGTTCGCGAATTCATCCTTTCTTTCGGCCTTTGGGCTCCGCTGATTTATTTCCTGCTCATCGTTCAGCCTTTGGTGCCAATTCCGGGGAGTGTGCTTACCATCGGCGGAGGCTTGGCATTCGGACCGTTGCGCGGCATCGGCATTACATGGGCCGGGGCCGTTCTTCGCGCGTGCCTGCAATTCTGGATTTCCAAATACTTGGGCCGGGAAGCAGTGAGCAAGCTCCTGAAGGGAAAGGCGGTGAGCATGGACGAGGCTGTGGAAAACCACGGATTCTTGACAGTACTGCTGGTGCGTCTTATTCCCAATGCGCCTTATGATCTGCAAAATTTTGCTTTGGGTTTGTCTTCCGTGAGGTTCCGGCATTTTCTGGCTGCAACGATGCTGGGACTCGTGCCGTGGACTATTGCTTTTGTTTATCTTGGGCATTCGATCACCGAACCCGAGAATCTGTGGAAGGTCTGTCTGGCCCTGGGCGGAATTGCCTGCCTTGTGATTATCAGCCATCTTGTAAGACTGCGCCTTATACAAAAATCATGA
- the pyk gene encoding pyruvate kinase: MNLNWQRTKIICTLGPATDNPEVLQALIENGLDVARVNMSHGHPAEHAERISRARRTADACGVPLAILVDLPGPKFRVGNLVDQVMEVRRGQELTLASSPVGGPYVPLTYPDLIAGLGVGESVYIADGSVAMDVLSVQADRVECRVWRGGVIRSGAGINFPDSELSTGAPTPKDLEFLQFALQQKAEWVGVSFVQSAADLHRVREHLPAGNSPLLVAKIERKPALAHLDAILQAADAVMVARGDLGIETELEGVPLLQKRIIAKARKIARPVITATQMLESMITHAQPTRAEVADVANAVLDGTSAVMLSAETAIGQYPKEAVKTLSRVVQVTEDAPEEMFSLTYSNTESGSMEEAISLVACRLAREMRAKAIVLPVRRLSEAADVARFRPGAPILAFAATDYLRRQLNMVWGVLPLSGSVECRTRRCVDQAREWLLKTGRAAPGDPIVVLYSSDDSSAASDTLQVVYLP, encoded by the coding sequence ATGAATCTCAACTGGCAACGCACCAAGATCATTTGCACTCTAGGCCCGGCCACAGACAACCCTGAGGTCCTTCAGGCCCTTATCGAAAACGGCTTGGATGTGGCGAGGGTCAACATGTCTCACGGACATCCGGCCGAGCACGCGGAGCGCATTTCCCGGGCGCGCCGGACTGCGGATGCATGCGGTGTGCCCTTGGCAATTTTGGTGGATCTGCCGGGACCGAAGTTCCGTGTCGGGAATTTGGTGGACCAGGTCATGGAGGTTCGCCGGGGACAAGAGCTCACCCTGGCCTCCAGCCCGGTTGGGGGCCCGTATGTGCCGCTTACGTATCCGGATCTTATCGCTGGGTTGGGTGTGGGTGAGTCGGTGTATATTGCCGATGGCTCTGTGGCCATGGATGTTTTGTCCGTCCAAGCAGATCGCGTGGAGTGCCGTGTTTGGCGCGGAGGCGTTATCCGGTCGGGAGCGGGGATCAATTTCCCGGATTCCGAGCTTTCAACAGGGGCACCCACTCCAAAGGATTTGGAGTTTCTCCAGTTTGCGTTACAACAGAAAGCCGAATGGGTCGGGGTTTCTTTTGTGCAGAGTGCCGCTGACTTGCACAGGGTCCGGGAGCACTTGCCTGCCGGAAATTCGCCGCTCTTGGTGGCAAAGATCGAGCGGAAGCCGGCTTTGGCTCATTTGGATGCGATCCTGCAAGCGGCAGATGCTGTGATGGTGGCGCGCGGGGATTTGGGAATCGAAACAGAGCTTGAGGGAGTGCCTTTGCTCCAAAAACGGATTATTGCCAAGGCCCGGAAGATTGCCAGGCCTGTGATTACCGCCACACAGATGCTGGAGTCCATGATCACTCACGCGCAGCCCACCCGCGCCGAGGTTGCGGATGTGGCCAATGCCGTCCTGGACGGAACTTCTGCTGTGATGCTGTCTGCGGAAACAGCCATCGGCCAATATCCGAAGGAGGCTGTCAAGACATTGAGCCGGGTGGTCCAGGTGACCGAAGATGCCCCGGAGGAGATGTTTTCCCTGACCTATTCAAACACAGAATCGGGTTCCATGGAGGAGGCCATCAGTTTGGTGGCGTGCCGGTTGGCACGCGAAATGCGCGCCAAGGCCATTGTCCTGCCTGTGAGGCGTTTGTCAGAGGCCGCGGATGTGGCGCGGTTCAGACCCGGGGCGCCTATCCTGGCCTTTGCTGCAACAGATTATTTGCGGCGCCAGCTCAATATGGTTTGGGGTGTTCTGCCTTTGTCAGGCTCAGTGGAATGCAGGACACGGCGGTGTGTGGATCAAGCCCGGGAATGGTTGTTGAAGACGGGAAGGGCGGCGCCGGGCGACCCAATAGTCGTCCTCTATTCTTCAGACGATTCGTCAGCTGCCAGTGACACCCTGCAAGTGGTGTACCTGCCTTAG
- a CDS encoding response regulator, with translation MKKSIEYWGYNMGFDKKRVLLIDDEADFTELLKLTLSKLGYEVASENCPNRALATARNFLPDIVFLDVIMPGMSGAQVACQLRADRILKSTPVIFLTATVDREEVQGAVGKIDNHAVMAKPPSTDELVECIERFLSKENAGAGD, from the coding sequence TTGAAAAAATCAATAGAGTACTGGGGCTATAACATGGGATTCGACAAGAAAAGAGTTCTGCTCATCGACGATGAGGCCGACTTCACGGAATTGCTCAAATTGACCTTAAGCAAGCTGGGCTATGAAGTCGCTTCGGAAAATTGTCCGAACCGTGCGCTTGCTACGGCCAGGAATTTCTTGCCGGACATTGTCTTTCTGGATGTCATTATGCCCGGAATGTCCGGAGCTCAAGTTGCCTGCCAGCTGCGCGCTGACAGAATCTTGAAGAGTACTCCGGTCATTTTCCTTACGGCTACGGTCGATAGGGAGGAGGTCCAGGGAGCGGTAGGAAAGATTGATAATCACGCCGTTATGGCCAAGCCGCCGAGCACGGACGAACTCGTCGAATGCATAGAGCGGTTCTTAAGCAAAGAAAATGCCGGAGCAGGAGACTAA
- a CDS encoding response regulator, giving the protein MDKKRILIVDDEVDATDMLKMHLERVGGFEVRAENRGSMGYSAAKEFSPDLVLLDLTMPDMDGSEVAAMIKDDPQIGKTPIVFLTASILKEEAEETQGSGDYSFLAKPAGGNEVIEKINRVLGL; this is encoded by the coding sequence ATGGATAAGAAGAGGATTCTAATCGTGGACGACGAAGTTGATGCCACCGACATGCTCAAAATGCATCTGGAGCGTGTGGGAGGTTTTGAAGTGCGCGCTGAAAACAGAGGCTCCATGGGATATTCGGCAGCCAAGGAATTTTCACCGGACCTGGTACTGCTGGATCTGACAATGCCCGATATGGACGGTTCTGAAGTGGCCGCAATGATCAAAGACGACCCGCAAATCGGCAAAACCCCCATTGTCTTCCTGACAGCATCCATATTAAAGGAGGAAGCGGAGGAAACGCAGGGAAGCGGGGACTATAGCTTCTTGGCAAAGCCGGCCGGCGGCAACGAAGTCATTGAAAAAATCAATAGAGTACTGGGGCTATAA
- a CDS encoding response regulator produces MRKKRILIVDDEPEFTATLRLNLERFGNFEVKEENDATHGLETAKGFRPDLVLLDIVMPKMEGSELAHLLQSDEDLKSVPIIFLTATVVREEVEEHGGVIGTYPFIAKPAMASEIMDCIERVLGTGDTP; encoded by the coding sequence ATGAGAAAGAAACGGATTCTTATTGTGGATGACGAACCGGAGTTCACGGCAACACTCCGCCTCAACCTGGAACGCTTCGGCAATTTTGAAGTCAAGGAGGAGAATGATGCGACCCACGGCCTGGAAACGGCCAAGGGCTTTCGGCCTGATCTCGTCCTTTTGGACATCGTTATGCCGAAGATGGAAGGAAGTGAACTGGCGCATTTGCTGCAATCGGACGAAGATCTCAAGAGCGTGCCCATCATCTTCTTGACGGCAACGGTCGTTCGAGAAGAGGTGGAAGAACACGGCGGTGTGATCGGCACCTATCCTTTCATCGCCAAACCAGCCATGGCCAGCGAAATCATGGACTGCATCGAAAGGGTGTTAGGGACCGGGGACACCCCCTAA